In Mytilus trossulus isolate FHL-02 chromosome 14, PNRI_Mtr1.1.1.hap1, whole genome shotgun sequence, a genomic segment contains:
- the LOC134695813 gene encoding P protein-like, with protein MATTVQRKTRQLSSSDLRNLVHYNSERPKSTPIEIDNQDDESTFSRYARPASVVPQLSHSNDLKNEKPATIVETTPLLTERRESNLTSSVESIDSVFSWTNCKEKGKGYFSFKNKFEVLNHLKIVVLLAVAIACFIGIIIKDEKDEEWHLISVDNAHLTYEDLHIHDINNVTVKIKGPFKQGNTSASPVPILRVNLSETIEPNQSSQDLTFILKNMDKNFYDENDLTVYQHDFKVRTRNSSLLFETNSNHSIPLYYSVHEHDQRVILAVLVLVGVYILIIFDLVHRAMAALIGSLAAIAVLSHYGERPDLNTIISWIDMETLMLLFGMMILVSIFSETGFFDFFALKAYKTAKGKIWPLITLLCAFSAIVSAFLDNVTTILLLTPVTIRLCEVLNLDPKKILIAEVLFSNIGGTATGIGDPPNVIIVSTPDFKPYKDTDFSMFTLNMFPGIVLVSFVGYGVMRLFYTKMDSLENPEPIDVAEMRHEINVWRRAAARVNIASREESIMKALFLQKATEKENALIRLMYNMRNTKQTNFEQNVAELERKYYITDHWLLVKCTIVLFVVIIFFFLHSFITGVYVSLGWIAVVGAIILMILADIKELENIFHRVEWATLIFFAALFVLMEALKELGLIDEIGKAVGEIIGNAGDKKLLVAVLLILWVSAFASSFIDNIPYTTAMIPVLVQLTENEQVPILPMILALAFGACLGGNGTLIGASANVVCAGIADQHGYGFSFWEFFKVGFPMMVVSNIVAMGYLLLFHVAIEWHPSVQDQLK; from the exons ATGGCTACAACAGTTCAACGGAAGACTAGACAATTATCGTCTAGCGACCTTAGAAATTTGGTACACTACAATTCTGAAAGACCAAAGTCCACGCCTATTGAAATAGACAATCAGGATGACGAGTCTACGTTTTCACGGTATGCCAGACCTGCTTCTGTCGTACCACAACTTTCCCATagtaatgatttaaaaaatgaaaaaccagCAACCATTGTAGAAACAACACCATTACTCACAGAAAGAAGAGA GTCAAACCTCACAAGTTCTGTAGAAAGTATTGATAGTGTTTTTTCATGGACTAATTGTAAAGAAAAAGGCAAAggatattttagttttaaaaacaaatttgaagttCTGAACCACCTGAAAATTGTTGTGTTATTAGCTGTTGCAATTGCTTGTTTT ATCGGAATTATAATCAAAGATGAGAAAGACGAAGAGTGGCATCTTATATCGGTCGACAATGCACATTTAACTT ATGAAGACCTTCATATTCATGACATAAACAATGTGACAGTTAAGATAAAGGGTCCGTTCAAACAAGGAAACACAAGTGCGTCACCAGTACCAATTCTACGTGTTAATCTTTCAGAGACTATAGAGCCAAATCAG AGTTCCCAAGATCTGACTTTCATTTTGAAGAACATGGACAAGAACTTCTATGATGAAAATGATCTGACTGTATATCAACATGACTTTAAAGTTAGAACAAG aaatagtagCTTGTTGTTTGAGACCAACTCAAATCACAGTATACCGTTGTACTATAGCGTACATGAACACGACCAACGAGTTATCCTTGCAGTCTTAGTGTTAGTTGGGGTTTACATTCTTATCATATTTGat TTAGTACACAGAGCCATGGCAGCTCTTATTGGTTCCCTTGCGGCTATTGCAGTGCTTTCTCATTACGGAGAG AGACCCGATTTAAACACTATTATCAGCTGGATTGATATGGAAACATTAATGTTGCTGTTTGGTATGATGATACTTGTGTCAATATTCTCTGAAACTGGCTTTTTTGATTTCTTCGCCCTAAAA GCATACAAAACTGCAAAGGGGAAAATATGGCCACTTATTACTTTGTTGTGTGCATTCAGTGCCATAGTATCTGCTTTCCTTGACAATGTCACAACTATTTTACTGTTGACACCAGTTACGATACG ATTATGTGAAGTATTAAATCTAGATCCTAAGAAGATTTTGATAGCTGAGGTACTTTTCTCAAATATAGGTGGCACAGCAACAGGTATAGGAGATCCACCAAATGTCATCATAGTCTCAACTCCAGACTTCAAACCATATAAG GATACAGATTTTAGTATGTTCACATTGAACATGTTCCCTGGAATAGTTCTAGTTTCCTTTGTTGGTTACGGCGTCATGAGATTGTTTTATACCAAAATGGATTCACTTGAAAATCCAGAACCAATTGATGTTGCAG AAATGAGACACGAAATAAATGTATGGAGAAGAGCAGCAGCCCGTGTCAATATTGCCTCTAGAGAGGAGAGCATTATGAAAGCACTGTTTCTACAAAAAGCCACAGAGAAAGAAAATGCATTAATACGACTAATGTATAATATGag AAATACAAAACAGaccaattttgaacaaaatgttGCAGAATTAGAGAGAAAG tattacATAACGGATCATTGGTTACTAGTTAAATGTACAATTGTCCTGTTTGTGGTCATTATCTTCTTTTTCCTTCATTCGTTCATAACTGGTGTTTACGTTAGTCTTG GTTGGATTGCTGTGGTTGGAGCTATTATTCTAATGATCCTCGCAGACATTAAGGAATTAGAGAATATATTCCACAGAGTTGAATGGGCAACGCTTATTTTTTTTGCTGCTCTTTTTGTTCTCATGGAA GCATTGAAAGAATTAGGTTTGATCGATGAAATCGGCAAAGCAGTTGGAGAAATAATTGGTAATGCTGGTGATAAAAAGTTATTGGTTGCAGTTTTGCTAATACTATGGGTATCTGCATTCGCCTCAAGTTTTATAGACAACATTCCATATACAACAGCAATG ATACCAGTATTAGTTCAGCTTACAGAAAATGAACAGGTTCCTATACTTCCCATGATATTAGCTTTGGCATTTGGTGCTTGTCTAGGAG GAAATGGTACATTAATTGGAGCTTCTGCCAATGTTGTATGTGCAGGAATAGCAGACCAACATGGATATGGATTCTCTTTCTGGGAATTTttcaa GGTTGGATTTCCGATGATGGTTGTATCAAATATTGTAGCAATGGGATATCTACTCCTTTTCCATGTAGCGATCGAATGGCACCCAAGTGTTCAAGATCAATTAAAATAA